One window from the genome of Entelurus aequoreus isolate RoL-2023_Sb linkage group LG04, RoL_Eaeq_v1.1, whole genome shotgun sequence encodes:
- the smtnl1 gene encoding smoothelin-like 1 produces TEDKDEASPGVDREEPGEELDGAQGEEGEGEEQVEEVQNREALKDGEEMQTGRVPEKMNEDKYIDMVSEEMGADKVKEEKSVAKVSKERDTDKVKEKKVIDEVKEENDTDKVKEEKGVDKVSQGRDTDKVNKKKGVDKVKEKKGTDKVKEEKKVDKVGKEKKPDKVKEEKDVDKVSEEKGVDKVSKERDTDKVNKKKGVDKVKEKKGVDKVSEEKGTDKVKEEKSVDKVNKKKGVDKVKEKKGVDKVKEKKGVAKVSEEKGTDKVSEEKGTEKVKEGKGADKVSQEQDTDKVNKEKGVVDKVKEEKGADKVSQEQDTDKVNKEKGVVDKVKEEKAEKEVKKKEGKETEAKEKESGKSKKNPKSAPPAVSRPRPSARSGRASARRDILAKFQQGAPETPVTPNFKLQKSASASATGASIKQRMLQWCQSKTRNYQGVNIENFSSSWCDGMAFCALIHRYFPDAFDYSTLKPTEREKNFTLAFQTAESLADCCPLLEVPDMLMMGNHPDPMCVFTYVQSLCQGLSKLEKDRKDKEEKERKEKEEKEGKASKDASEAQKPGEEEEGCEMEEGGDLLVEAES; encoded by the exons ACTGAAGATAAGGACGAGGCGTCTCCTGGTGTTGACAGGGAGGAACCTGGAGAGGAACTGGATGGAGCGCAGGGGGAGGAGGGGGAGGGTGAAGAACAGGTGGAGGAGGTCCAAAATAGAGAGGCTCTCAAAGATGGAGAGGAGATGCAGACTGGGAGAGTACCGGAAAAGATGAATGAGGATAAATATATTGATATGGTGAGTGAGGAAATGGGCGCTGATAAGGTGAAAGAGGAAAAAAGTGTCGCTAAGGTAAGCAAGGAAAGGGATACTGATAAGGTGAAAGAGAAAAAAGTTATTGATGAGGTGAAAGAAGAAAATGACACTGATAAGGTGAAAGAGGAGAAAGGTGTTGATAAGGTGAGCCAGGGACGGGACACTGATAAGGTCAATAAGAAAAAGGGTGTTGATAAGGTGAAAGAGAAAAAAGGGACTGATAAggtgaaagaagaaaaaaaggttgATAAGGTGGGAAAAGAAAAAAAGCCTGATAAGGTGAAAGAGGAAAAAGATGTTGATAAGGTGAGTGAGGAAAAAGGTGTTGATAAGGTGAGCAAGGAACGGGACACTGATAAGGTCAATAAGAAAAAGGGTGTTGATAAGGTGAAAGAGAAAAAAGGTGTTGATAAGGTGAGCGAGGAAAAGGGGACTGATAAGGTGAAAGAGGAAAAAAGTGTTGATAAGGTCAATAAGAAAAAGGGTGTTGATAAGGTGAAAGAGAAAAAAGGGGTTGATAAGGTGAAAGAGAAAAAAGGTGTTGCTAAGGTGAGCGAGGAAAAGGGGACTGATAAGGTGAGCGAGGAAAAGGGGACCGAAAAGGTGAAAGAGGGAAAAGGTGCTGATAAGGTGAGCCAGGAACAGGACACTGATAAGGTCAATAAGGAaaagggtgttgttgataaggTGAAAGAGGAAAAGGGTGCTGATAAGGTGAGCCAGGAACAGGACACTGATAAGGTGAATAAGGAaaagggtgttgttgataaggTGAAAGAAGAAAAAGCAGAAAAGGAGGTGAAGAAGAAAGAAGGCAAGGAAacagaagcaaaagaaaaagagTCAGGAAAGTCCAAGAAGAACCCAAAGTCTGCACCTCCGGCCGTGTCTCGCCCAAGACCCTCAGCCCGCTCTGGCAGGGCGTCCGCCAGGAGGGACATCCTGGCCAAGTTCCAGCAAGGCGCACCCGA GACGCCCGTCACACCAAACTTCAAACTTCAAAAGTCTGCGTCCGCCTCGGCCACTGGCGCCTCCATCAAGCAGAGGATGCTGCAGTGGTGCCAGAGCAAGACACGCAACTACCAG ggTGTGAACATTGAAAACTTCTCATCGTCTTGGTGTGATGGGATGGCTTTTTGTGCGCTGATCCACCGCTACTTCCCTGATGCTTTCGACTACAGCACCTTGAAACCCACAGAAAGGGAGAAAAACTTCACACTGGCCTTCCAGACTGCAGA GTCCTTGGCTGActgctgccccctgctggagGTCCCCGACATGCTCATGATGGGCAACCACCCGGACCCCATGTGTGTGTTCACCTACGTCCAGTCCCTGTGCCAGGGCCTCTCCAAGCTGGAGAAGGACAGGAAAgacaaggaggagaaggagaggaAAGAAAAGGAGGAGAAAGAAGGGAAAGCAAGCAAAGATGCCTCTGAGGCCCAAAAACcaggagaggaagaggagggttGTGAGATGGAGGAAGGTGGAGACCTGTTGGTGGAAGCAGAGTCCTAA